ACCTGGCTGGCCGGATCCTCACCCACCAGAACCACGGCGAGGCCCGGCGTGATGCCGCGTTCCTTCATGGCGGCGGTATGTTCGGCGATGCGCTCGCGCAACCCGGCTGCAAAGGCTTTCCCGTCGATCGGAGTGGCTGTCATTCGTGGTCTCCCTTCAGATGGCGGTTTTCCTGCGCGATGGCGGCCTCGACCAGCTGGCGCCAGATCGTGCCGATCAGCTCGGGGTCGAGGCCCTTTGCCGTGGCGTGACGGCGCGCATTCGCGACGACCTCCTCGACCCGCCAATCGATGCGCGCGGGCAGGGCGCGGTCCTTCTTGATCTGCGCGGCCCGGTCGATCAGTGCCCGGCGCCGGGCCAGTAACGCGATCAGCTCGGCATCCAGCGCGTCGATTTCGGCGCGCAGGGCGGGCATGTCCGGAATATCGTCTATCTCACTCATGCTGACCGGGACATGCACCGGGACGGGGCCGGTTGCAAGCGATGCCTTGGTCGCAGCTTTGCTGTTTCGTGGCGCCGCGATCGGGGATAGCATCCGGGTTATGCGCAGAAGATCGAAAGGAGATCGCGATGCCGACGAAGAATGTTGCCTACCGGACCAGTGCCACTGCGACCGGAGGCGGACGTGACGGAAAATCCAAGGTGGATGACGGCAGTTTCACCGCCGATCTGACCGTTCCCAAGGAATTGGGCGGGCCGGGTGGCGACGGGCTCAACCCCGAGAAACTGTTCGCGACCGGTTACGCGGCCTGTTTCATGGGGGCGATGCGCCATTATGCGGCATCCAAGAAGATCGCGGTGCCGGATGACGCAAGCGTGCAGGTCAGCGTGGGGATCGGTCCGCGCGAAGACACCGGTTTCGGTCTGGATGTCGAGATCAGCGTCAGCCTGCCGGGTGTCGATCGCGAGACCGCCGAGGACCTGGTCGCGGGCGGCCACGTGGTCTGCCCCTATTCCGACGCGACCCGTGGATCGCTGAATATCACCCCGAAACTGGCCTGATCCACATCATGCTGAAATGAAAGACCCCGGTCCTTATGGGCCGGGGTCTTGTCTTGAGCCTATGCCGGGGCCGGATCGCCGCCCGGAGCGGGCTTGCCAGCCTTGGGCACCGAGGCCACCGAGGGGATCAGGCTGCCCGGCGCGTCATCGTCATCGTCCTCCAGATGTTCGCCCCGGGTGATCTTGCGGATTTCCTCGCCGGTCAGGGTCTCGTATTCCAGAAGGCCCTGGGCAAGACGCTCGAATTCCTCTTCCTTTTCAAGCAGGATGCTGCGGGCGTGCTGATAGCCCTCTTCGATCAGGTCATGGACCTCCTGCTCGATCAGCTCCTTGGTCGAGGCAGAGATCGAGAAACCGCCGGTGCTGCCGTTATAACCCTCGGCCGCCTCGGCATAGTCGATATTGCCGACCTTATCCGACATGCCCCACCGCATCACCATGGCGCGGGCAAGCTGGCTGGCCTGCTGGATATCGCCGGCCGGGCCGTTGGACACGCCATCCTCACCGTATTTGATGATCTCGGCGGCCTTGCCGGCCATGGTCATGGCCAGCTTCTGCTTGACCTCGTCCTTGTGGAAATTCAGCCGGTCCATCTCGGGCAGGCTGACGACCATGCCGAGCGCGCCGCCGCGCGGGATGATGGTGGCCTTGTAGACCGGGTCGCATTTCGGCAGCGACAGGCCGACAATGGCGTGACCGGCCTCGTGATAGGCGGTCTTTTCCTTCTGCTCGGGCGTCAGCACCATGCTGCGGCGTTCGACCCCCAGCATGACCTTGTCCTTGGCATTCTCGAAATCGACCATGGCGACGAAACGCCGCCCGATCCGCGCCGCCATCAGCGCGGCCTCGTTCACGAGGTTCATCAGGTCCGCGCCCGAGAAGCCCGGCGTGCCGCGTGCGATCAGGCGCAGATCGACATCGGGACCGACCGGCACCTTGCGGGAATGCACGGCCAGGATCTTCTCGCGGCCCTTGATATCGGGATTGGGGACATGGATCTGCCGGTCGAAACGGCCCGGGCGCAGCAGCGCGGGGTCCAGCACGTCCTTGCGGTTGGTCGCGGCGATGACGATGATGCCCTCATTGGCCTCGAACCCGTCCATCTCGACCAGAAGCTGGTTCAGCGTCTGCTCGCGCTCGTCATTGCCGCCGCCGATGCCGACACCGCGCGAACGGCCCACCGCGTCGATCTCGTCGATGAAGACGATGCAGGGGGCGGATTTCTTGGCCTGTTCGAACATGTCGCGAACCCGAGACGCGCCGACGCCCACGAACATCTCGACGAAATCCGAGCCCGAGATGGTAAAGAACGGCACCCCGGCCTCGCCGGCGATTGCGCGCGCCAGCAGGGTCTTACCGGTGCCCGGAGGGCCGACCAGCAGCCCGCCCTTGGGGATCTTGCCGCCGAGACGGCTGAATTTCTGCGGATTGCGCAGGAATTCGACGATCTCCTCCAGCTCTTCCTTGGCCTCGTCGATGCCGGCCACATCGTCGAATGTCACCCGGCCATGCTTTTCGGTCAGCAGTTTCGCGCGGCTTTTGCCAAAGCCCATCGCGCCGCCTTTTCCACCGCCCTGCATCCGGTTCATGAAGAAAATCCACACGCCGATCAGCAGGATGAAGGGCAGCCAGACCCCCAACAGGGACATGAAGCCCGATTGCTGCTGCTTGACCACCTGCACCTCGATGCCCTTGTCGATCAGCTTGTCGGCGATTTCCTCGCCGACCGGGCGGACCGAGGTATAGCTTTGCCCATCGGTGCCGGTGATCGTCAGCTCTTCGCCGTCGATGGTGACGGCGGTGACCTGGTCCTTGTCGACACGTTCGATGAAGTTGGAATAGCTGATCTGCCGGCTGTTCATGTTCGATGAGCCATCGCTGAACAGATTGAACAGCGCCAGAATCATCAGGAACAGAACCACCCAGAAGGCGAGATTACGTGCGTTGCCCAAAACGGGTCCTCCGGCAAGATACGGTTTGAGATGAAAATAGGGATTATCGCCGCAGGTTCAATGCGCCATCAGCAAGCCGAGCAAATCATTCTTGTCCCGGAGAGGCAAAATTTGGTGAGTTTTTTCCCCATTCGCAAGTGGTGCGGCCACCAGTTCACCGCCGTTCCAGATCGCCGGACTGGCGGCGGCCTCGTCCCGCGTCAGGCCGGTGGCGCGCCAATCCGTCCCTGACAGGGGCGAATATCCCAGGGCCGCGACATGTTCTTGCGGTTGCAATCCGATGATTCTCCAGCGGTTATCCCAGGTGGGGCCGCGGCTGGTCCCGGCGCGCAGCGCGGCGGCGGGTTCGCGGCTGAACCGCAAATCACTCTCCGTGGGCTCGATCAGCGCCCCGTCCAGCGTGACCCGGCCGCCCGATGAGATCGCTTTCATCGCATGCAGCACGGTCGAGCGGCGCGGGGGATAATCCGCGCCGGTAATCCAGCGGCAACCGGCGATCAGCAGGCGGCGGGCGATTTCCGGCGGTGCCTCGCGAATCGGCAGAAGGGGCAGGATCAGCGTGCCGTTGCGGGCAATCGCCCCGGCTACGGTCTCTGCCGTGCAATGGGACAGCGCCTCGCGCGCGTCGCGCAGGTTCTCTGCCGAGCGGGCCAGCGCATCGGGAGCGATCCCGAGCGCCGCCATCGCCTGGCGGATTCGGACGCGGTCGAAATCGGCGTTCTCGTTGCTGGGATCGTCGATCCAGCCGATGCCCCGCCCTGTCAGCCATTCGCGCAGTTCCGCCCGACCGACCTGCAGCATCGGGCGCAGCCAGGTGATCCCCATCGCCTCGCGGCGCTCTGCCATGCCCGCCAGACCGTCGATGCCCGCGCCACGCATCAGGCGCATCAGCAGCGTTTCCGCCTGGTCATCGGCCGTATGTCCAAGCGCGATGGCGGGCAGGCGGTGTTCCCCTGCCCATTCCGACAAGAGCGTCAGCCGGGCATTGCGCGCATTCGCCATCAGGTTTCCCGGCAGATCGCCACCATGCTGCCAGGGCAGGCGGTCATGGGGCAGGTCCAGCGCGGATGCCGCCTGCGCGACCCGCTCTGCCTCATCGGTGCTTTCCGGGCGCAGGCAGTGATCCACCGTCGCCACGCGGATATTCCGGCCCGAGGCCCATTCGGCAATGACATGCATCAGGGCGATGGAATCGCCACCGCCCGAAACCGCCACGCCGAGACCGGGCAGATCGCCCGCCAGGCGGTCCAGCGCCGCGTGAATCCGTGCCGCCGGATCAGTCCCGGCGGCGCACATTCATCCGCTCATTCATGTTCGGCCAGATCGGCGGCAGCCTCGGGGTCCATCTCGGCGGTTTCCCCGGAGGCGGGACCGTTATTGCCGCAATCCAGCGCCACCATCCGGCTCTCGGCCTCGATGGCGGGGGCACTGTCAGGGAAGCGGGCCGGGATCTCGGCAAGATAGAGGCAGGCCGCGACCGGATCGCCGTCATTCTCGATCACGCGGGCGATCCCCAGCAGGCTGTCACCGGCCCGCGCGCTGTTCGGATCGGCGGTGAACCCCTCCAGCCAGGCAGCGGCGGCGGCCTGGGGCTGCCCCGCATTGTCCAGAGCCGCTCCCCGCAGATACAACGCCTCTGCCGTCAGCGGACCGCCCGCATGTTTCTCGGCGACGGCGGCGAACATCTCGGCGGCACGCTGGAAATCGCCGTTGTTCAGCGCGTCATGGGCCGCGTCGAAATCGGCCCGTTCGGCGGTGGAGGCCGTGGAGTTTTGCCCGGCGGCGGGGGCGGAACCCGATTCGATCTGCGGAACCACGGTCACGCCGGAATTTGCCTCGACCGGATCGGGGGTGGTCAGCGCACCCAGGTCACAGGTCTCGTCCATCTCGCACAGGCGGAACTCGACATCGTCGATGCGCCGGGTGTTTTCATCGAGCACCTGCCGGATGCGGTTCTGCAACTGCTCGGTCTGGTTGGTCAGCTTCGTCAGCTGCTCTTCCATGGCATTCATGCGGTCGATGGCGGCGGCGCCCCCGACCTGCTGGTAGCCTTCCGATCCGGCGGCCCGCAACTCGGCCCGCAGATCCTGCAACTGGCTGCGCAGATCAGAGACCTCGGTCCGCAGGTCGGCCAGCGTCGGCTCTTGCGCCGCGACCGGCAGAGCCATCATCGCGACCAGCGTGGCGGCGGCGACGGCCCGGCGGATCACGTGCCAGTCCCCGTATCGCTCACCACGGTGACGGCGCGGCGGTTCTGGGCATAGCAGCTTTCGTTCGAGCAAATCTCGGCGGGGCGCTCCTTGCCGAAGCTCAGCGTGCGGACGCGGTCCGAGGATACGCCTTGCGCGACCAGGTATTCCTGGACCGCGCTGGCGCGCCGCGCGCCCAGGGCGAGGTTGTATTCGCGGGTGCCGGTTTCCTCGGCATGGCCCTGCACCACGGCCGAGAAATTGCCGTGCTTGTTCAGCCATTCGGCCTGCCGGGCCAGGATCGCGCGGGCATCGCCGCTCAGCGTCGTCTGGTTGGCGGCGAACAGCACCGTGTTGCCGACCTGGTCGTTGAAATACTGGGCGGTCGCCTCGCCGCTCAGCGTGCCCCCGGCCAGGTCGCCCTGGTAAAGCGCGCCATTGCCCTGGTTGGCATAAGGGTCCTGCACCTGCGGCGGCGGGGCAGGCTGCGTGCAGGCGGCAAGCCCGAGGAAAGAGGCGGAGAGAAGGATCAGATATGGTTTCATTGCAAGGTCCCTACGGCAAAAGCGGACCCCAGGAGGGATCCGATGCGGCAAAATCGAGTTTCATTGGGCGCATGTTGCGCCCGGTGATATCGACCGAGTGCAGGCGCGGCTGGCCATCGCCGCCCGGTGTGACACGCGTGAACATGATGACGCGCCCATTGGGGGCCCATGTCGGGCCTTCGTCAAGGAAGGAATCGGTCAGGGTCTTCTCGCCCTCGCCATCCTTGCGCATCACCCCGATATGGAAGCGGTCGCCAAGCTGCTTGGTAAAGGCAATCATGTCGCCCTTGGGCGACCATGCCGGATCGCCATAGCGGCCTTCGCCAAAGCTGATCCGGGTGGGCTCGCCGCCCTCAAGGCCCATCACGTAAAGCTGGGGCGTGCCCGAACGGTCGGATTCGAACACGACCTGCTTGCCGTCGGGGCTGAAGCTGGGC
This region of Paracoccus saliphilus genomic DNA includes:
- the tilS gene encoding tRNA lysidine(34) synthetase TilS is translated as MCAAGTDPAARIHAALDRLAGDLPGLGVAVSGGGDSIALMHVIAEWASGRNIRVATVDHCLRPESTDEAERVAQAASALDLPHDRLPWQHGGDLPGNLMANARNARLTLLSEWAGEHRLPAIALGHTADDQAETLLMRLMRGAGIDGLAGMAERREAMGITWLRPMLQVGRAELREWLTGRGIGWIDDPSNENADFDRVRIRQAMAALGIAPDALARSAENLRDAREALSHCTAETVAGAIARNGTLILPLLPIREAPPEIARRLLIAGCRWITGADYPPRRSTVLHAMKAISSGGRVTLDGALIEPTESDLRFSREPAAALRAGTSRGPTWDNRWRIIGLQPQEHVAALGYSPLSGTDWRATGLTRDEAAASPAIWNGGELVAAPLANGEKTHQILPLRDKNDLLGLLMAH
- the ftsH gene encoding ATP-dependent zinc metalloprotease FtsH, translated to MGNARNLAFWVVLFLMILALFNLFSDGSSNMNSRQISYSNFIERVDKDQVTAVTIDGEELTITGTDGQSYTSVRPVGEEIADKLIDKGIEVQVVKQQQSGFMSLLGVWLPFILLIGVWIFFMNRMQGGGKGGAMGFGKSRAKLLTEKHGRVTFDDVAGIDEAKEELEEIVEFLRNPQKFSRLGGKIPKGGLLVGPPGTGKTLLARAIAGEAGVPFFTISGSDFVEMFVGVGASRVRDMFEQAKKSAPCIVFIDEIDAVGRSRGVGIGGGNDEREQTLNQLLVEMDGFEANEGIIVIAATNRKDVLDPALLRPGRFDRQIHVPNPDIKGREKILAVHSRKVPVGPDVDLRLIARGTPGFSGADLMNLVNEAALMAARIGRRFVAMVDFENAKDKVMLGVERRSMVLTPEQKEKTAYHEAGHAIVGLSLPKCDPVYKATIIPRGGALGMVVSLPEMDRLNFHKDEVKQKLAMTMAGKAAEIIKYGEDGVSNGPAGDIQQASQLARAMVMRWGMSDKVGNIDYAEAAEGYNGSTGGFSISASTKELIEQEVHDLIEEGYQHARSILLEKEEEFERLAQGLLEYETLTGEEIRKITRGEHLEDDDDDAPGSLIPSVASVPKAGKPAPGGDPAPA
- a CDS encoding chorismate mutase, with protein sequence MSEIDDIPDMPALRAEIDALDAELIALLARRRALIDRAAQIKKDRALPARIDWRVEEVVANARRHATAKGLDPELIGTIWRQLVEAAIAQENRHLKGDHE
- a CDS encoding tetratricopeptide repeat protein, encoding MIRRAVAAATLVAMMALPVAAQEPTLADLRTEVSDLRSQLQDLRAELRAAGSEGYQQVGGAAAIDRMNAMEEQLTKLTNQTEQLQNRIRQVLDENTRRIDDVEFRLCEMDETCDLGALTTPDPVEANSGVTVVPQIESGSAPAAGQNSTASTAERADFDAAHDALNNGDFQRAAEMFAAVAEKHAGGPLTAEALYLRGAALDNAGQPQAAAAAWLEGFTADPNSARAGDSLLGIARVIENDGDPVAACLYLAEIPARFPDSAPAIEAESRMVALDCGNNGPASGETAEMDPEAAADLAEHE
- the pal gene encoding peptidoglycan-associated lipoprotein Pal gives rise to the protein MKPYLILLSASFLGLAACTQPAPPPQVQDPYANQGNGALYQGDLAGGTLSGEATAQYFNDQVGNTVLFAANQTTLSGDARAILARQAEWLNKHGNFSAVVQGHAEETGTREYNLALGARRASAVQEYLVAQGVSSDRVRTLSFGKERPAEICSNESCYAQNRRAVTVVSDTGTGT
- a CDS encoding organic hydroperoxide resistance protein, yielding MPTKNVAYRTSATATGGGRDGKSKVDDGSFTADLTVPKELGGPGGDGLNPEKLFATGYAACFMGAMRHYAASKKIAVPDDASVQVSVGIGPREDTGFGLDVEISVSLPGVDRETAEDLVAGGHVVCPYSDATRGSLNITPKLA